The DNA region ATCGCGCTCTTCAGCGCCGGCGGCTCCATTAGCAAGCACTTCGGCCCCATCGCCGTCGATCGGGGAACGGTGGTCGTCGACAACAGCTCCGCGTTTCGGATGGACGAGAATGTCCCATTGGTAATTCCCGAAGTGAACCCGGAAGCAATGCAAAACATCAAAGCCGGAACTGGAAAGGGAGCACTCATTGCTAACCCTAATTGCTCCACCATTATATGCTTGATGGCTGCTACCCCTCTTCATCGACGTGCCAAGGTCCATCATTGCCTTTCCAAATTCTTCCAAATTATAATTACTATTATCTGTGGTGTGACGCCTTTCTGCTTCAATATTGCACAGGTGTTACGTATGGTTGTTAGTACCTATCAGGCTGCTAGTGGTGCGGGTGCTGCTGCAATGGAAGAGCTTCAGCTGCAAACTCGTGAGGTTTGGAttaaactctctctctctctcgggATTTTGTGTGAAAGAAGCactggttttatttatttatggtctttaatcatgattttcttttcttttttttttgactgAAAGGTGTTGGAAGGAAAACCGCCCACTTGTAAAATATTTAACCGACAGGTTTGCACAATTCTGTACATGCCTCTCGTGATTTTGATGCTTTAAGAACTACTTCCTGATGCTGCTGTTGTTTTGCAGTATGCTTTTAATCTATTCTCGCATAATGCGTCTGTTCTTTCAAATGGatataatgaagaagaaatgaaaatggTCAAGGAGACCAGGAAAATCTGGGTGGGTAAGCTGAAATTGAATCTTTATAAATTGTTTATTAggtttttttgtttcatgttaTGGAATAGTTGCTAAGTTTTACCCTTGCACTTCTACAGAATAATAAGGACGTTAAAGTAACTGCCACATGCATACGAGTTCCTGTCATGCGAGCTCATGCTGAGAGTGTGAATCTTCAATTTGAAACACCCCTTGATGAGGTACTTCATGCTGGCATGCTGTGTCTTTATGCCATTGCCAAAACTCATAGTTGACATTGCTTTACGTCCCAAAACTGAATACAGAATTTTAACCTAGACCCATTA from Glycine soja cultivar W05 chromosome 8, ASM419377v2, whole genome shotgun sequence includes:
- the LOC114421231 gene encoding uncharacterized protein LOC114421231 yields the protein MMMSSLSVSRHNHLFSGPLPARPKPKPSFSSSRIRMSLQENGPSIAVVGVTGAVGQEFLSVLSDRDFPYSSIKMLASKRSAGRRITFEDRDYVVEELTAESFDGVDIALFSAGGSISKHFGPIAVDRGTVVVDNSSAFRMDENVPLVIPEVNPEAMQNIKAGTGKGALIANPNCSTIICLMAATPLHRRAKVLRMVVSTYQAASGAGAAAMEELQLQTREVLEGKPPTCKIFNRQYAFNLFSHNASVLSNGYNEEEMKMVKETRKIWNNKDVKVTATCIRVPVMRAHAESVNLQFETPLDEDTARDILKNAPGVVVIDDRESNHFPTPLEVSNKDDVAVGRIRQDLSQDGNQGLDIFVCGDQIRKGAALNAIQIAEMLL